One part of the Sarcophilus harrisii chromosome 5, mSarHar1.11, whole genome shotgun sequence genome encodes these proteins:
- the ODF3B gene encoding outer dense fiber protein 3B encodes MDKSVWVGTWRPHRPRGPIAALHSGPGPKYMLPPSTGRYFPERATNVAYPKPPGHSMAGRTKDLQEAETPGPAAYSVPSLLGCRLIHKASAPTYSICGRTSVGSFCQDLSKTPGPCAYQEVNPGVYKTKAPQFTMQPRTSIPQDITRKPGPAAYYPQQFRQTPGPSFGIRHSEYQAPLIMDPQE; translated from the exons ATGGACAAAAGTGTGTGGGTGGGCACTTGGCGGCCCCACCGCCCCCGGGGCCCCATTGCAGCACTTCACTCTGGTCCTGGACCCAAGTACATGCTGCCCCCTAGCACCG GTCGCTACTTCCCAGAGCGGGCCACCAACGTCGCATACCCCAAGCCCCCCGGGCACTCTATGGCCGGTCGTACCAAAGACCTTCAGGAGGCCGAGACCCCCG GTCCCGCGGCCTACTCGGTTCCCTCCCTCTTGGGCTGCCGTCTGATCCACAAGGCTTCGGCTCCCACTTACTCCATCTGCGGCCGAACTTCCGTGGGCAGCTTCTGCCAAGACCTGAGCAAG ACCCCAGGCCCCTGCGCTTATCAAGAGGTGAATCCCGGGGTGTACAAGACCAAGGCTCCCCAGTTCACCATGCAGCCCCGCACCTCCATCCCGCAGGATATCACCAGGAAGCCTGGTCCCGCCGCTTACTATCCTCAACAG TTTCGCCAAACCCCCGGTCCCAGCTTCGGCATCCGCCACTCGGAATACCAGGCCCCGCTTATCATGGATCCACAGGAGTAA